In Methanonatronarchaeum sp. AMET-Sl, one genomic interval encodes:
- a CDS encoding methanogenesis marker 8 protein, with the protein MEEKSKHVLELLGMTRVVVENGEITKVEGGEIDYCPLWHKMHGVEKLSEGARWQVKRLMEEIGFCTENRQIEMEERIVTFGTSETIMTGLENNEIDISITVCDGAGTVITSNPKVVQGIGGRLSGISHTTPNPKVIKKLREKNAEVLNQPRIDQPAGLKKALKKGYKKPAITVSTPEDAVKCRKISKEAIIFGVHLTGVNKKQAKKLVETCDVLSGCASKTIRKTAGEKALLQAGRSIPIFALTKKGRNLTLDQAKKVPGQIYITQKNLPHLKDGNPPKPLK; encoded by the coding sequence ATGGAAGAGAAATCAAAACACGTACTTGAATTACTAGGTATGACCAGGGTAGTAGTTGAAAACGGAGAGATAACCAAAGTAGAAGGAGGAGAAATTGACTACTGTCCATTATGGCATAAAATGCATGGAGTTGAAAAACTAAGCGAAGGAGCAAGATGGCAAGTTAAAAGATTAATGGAAGAAATCGGGTTCTGCACCGAAAACCGCCAAATAGAGATGGAAGAAAGAATAGTAACATTCGGAACATCAGAAACCATAATGACAGGTCTAGAAAACAACGAGATAGATATATCAATAACAGTTTGCGATGGAGCAGGTACAGTAATCACATCAAACCCAAAAGTAGTTCAAGGAATAGGAGGCCGGTTAAGCGGCATAAGCCATACAACACCAAACCCAAAAGTAATCAAAAAACTCAGAGAAAAAAACGCCGAAGTTCTAAACCAACCAAGAATAGACCAACCAGCCGGACTTAAAAAAGCATTAAAAAAAGGATATAAAAAACCAGCAATAACAGTAAGCACTCCAGAAGACGCAGTAAAATGCCGGAAAATAAGTAAAGAAGCTATAATATTCGGAGTACACCTCACAGGCGTAAACAAAAAACAAGCAAAAAAACTCGTAGAAACCTGTGACGTATTATCAGGATGCGCATCAAAAACAATAAGAAAAACAGCAGGAGAAAAAGCATTACTCCAAGCAGGAAGATCCATCCCAATATTCGCCCTAACAAAAAAAGGAAGAAACCTAACACTAGACCAAGCCAAAAAAGTACCAGGCCAAATCTACATAACACAAAAAAACCTACCCCACCTAAAAGACGGAAACCCACCAAAACCCCTAAAATAA